The nucleotide window ATTGCTACTAACCGTCCTCCATACAACATTGAGATCCACACCAAAGTAGGAATGTATTAGCTTGTCACGTGTTCTTGCCATCTCTTTCCAGGGGACGGAAGGATAATTTGTTTTTATGTTAGGGGAAACGTTTTTTGCAGCTTCCCCTATGATTTCCAGAGCCCTAACCACAGCAAAAACTCTCATATCATCTTCTATAAATTCCTCAAAAGAGATGTCTCGGGTGAAATATTCTATTTTCTCTATGGCATCAATGATATCTGATAAATAATCTCGAAATTCTGTTTTTTCATTCATACTGCTACAACTTCCTCAAGGATATGCTTCCCAATAGCAGATTTCAGGGCAGATTTCATCACAAGATCCACTTTCACACCAAGAATTTCACTGAGGTAATCCTCAAGTTGAATGTACTCAAAAAAACCGGGAGCTTCATCAAACTCAACCAGAATATCAAGATCACTCTCAGGCTTTTGTTCCCCGCGAATATAAGAACCAAAAATCCCGAGATAACTAACTTTATACTTCCTGGAAATTTCCGGCAGATGATGACGCAAAATAGCCCTGAATCGAACAGCATCTCTGGAGGAGGCAATAGAACTGTCTTCTGCCATAATAAGTACTCGACTTCAATCTTTAAATATTTGTCTTGAAACCGATATAAGGTGTAAAAGATCAAAAAATTAAAAATCGGGCAGCAATAATAGTCGTCTTAAACCTGTATTATCCCACGCCCGACACGGTTGAATATAAAAACCCTGATAAGTGAGAAATTAGAAAAGTACTCAAAACGACAAAAAAGACTAAAAGAGAATCAAATATTTCCGTTTTTGGAATAGATCTTATTTAATTCTTCTTTAGATAAAGGACATCGAATCAGGTCATCAAACTGTTGATGTGATAACTTAAGTTGATTTCTCATTTTGCTTAATAGCTTGTCACCATATTCATCTTTTCCGTGGCTTATAAAAGTATGAATTCCTGTTTTGGTTCCATCGACATAATATGTGTACAATTTGTGATGAGAATTTTGAAGCTGAAACCCCTTTTTAGATAAAGAAGACTCAATGTCTTTTACTTTATATTTAGACATTTTGAGCACCTACAATTGAAATTAACATCTCCCTCAGATCTTTGCCGCTTGGTGCCAACTCTTCCTCATCGACAAGTACATATTCTTGCCACAGAACGTTAAGCTGTCCTCTGAGTTCCTCAATCAAAAGCTTCATTTTTGGTTGAACAGCCAGAAGCCCTAGGTCATCGTTTGAAGCTATATAACAATCATCCTCAAACTCAATGTCAATTGGAACTTCTTCCTTCAATTTCACTTCAATCTCATCTCTTTTAATTGAGGTAAGATAATATTGTGGATTTCTTTCAATAGATGCTTCACTGTCAATACTTAAAACAAACTTGCCTTTAAAAGGCTTCATTACACCACGTATGGTAACAATGCTTCCAATAGTATCTTTGATATCATCTTCGATATCCGCAGTGAAATTACAATCAATTGGCCCTTCTGGAGTGTCGATTTGAATTCTTCTGTTTTTATCGACCCTCAGTTCATAAACCCTTCCAAAAACTTCTTTTTCATATTCTTCAACAGGTTTGTGCAACATGGATTGTATTACTTCTTTTTGTTCTGGATTTAGTTTTTCTTCAACTTTCCCTGAAAAACCGAAAGTTAGACTTCTTTTCGACTGCGGGTCAGGCCACATTAAATAGAACTCTTTCAAAACTTTGTTTAACCTATGAGGGTCTTTAATTATTTCACCCAATTCTTCTTTTGAAACATCTTTGTGGGAAAGAGCTTCAATTAACTCGTTTGTTGCACAAATTGCCCTCTCACCTAATGTTCCCAACTCTGTTATACCAACTTGAGAGTCGCCTATTTGCATTTCGGCGTGAACACTACCCATCTCTATATTCGTTACAAAAAGGGTACATGAATCTTTGATAACCTGCGGAAAATCCCCTTTCGGACGGCTTGGATTTCCATAAAAATAGTCACCCAGATGGAAAATAATGTTTTGGATGTGTTGTATAGCACTAACCATTTCGATTGCAGGTATTTTTTCTTCTCCGTTGATTGAAAATGATAATTTCCGTTCCTCGAAAGCCTTGACCATGCAACCTACCTCATAATCCTGAATTTTAAAGGCATATATTAGTTTTTTGATATAAGGGTTTTATGTAAAAATCATGATGCGAGAGTGGGGAGCTTACTGATGAATCCTTCATGGACAAAGAGGTAGTCTTTCAAGAGTTTCGAGAAAACTTCTACGCTGTAATTGAATTTAAACAAAGTGGCATCGCGGATTATTAGGTAGTAGGGCTCGGAGAGAATTCCTTGGAGAGATATGAGGCATTTTGTTGAGAGTTCAAGTTTGAGATTCAGGTTTTGCATTAACAATTCTTTGTTGTTCGTTTCCTTAAAAGTAACTGAACCTCCTGAAATTACGGTCTCATCATTACATTCGTTAAAGTTACCAAGAATAAACCTAGAGTCACCCAACCTAAAAACCCTTCAAACATAACCCATTTTCTGAAATTATCTTTAGGATACCAGTCACCGTATCCAACTGTAGTAAAGGTTACCATACTGAAATAAAAGCTATCCCAGAAGGTTACTTTTTGGTTCGAATCATTATTGTCCGATAATCTAGAAATACCAGGATTTGGCCAATCAATTTTAGGAATCAAGCTTAATAGAGTTTTAATTATCGATTTTTGAGCGCTCTCCGCATTTTTTCTATTACGCCAAGAAGCAATAGGAAAACCTAGATAAATAAAAGAGAATAACAAAACGATTAAACCACCTAAGTGAAACG belongs to Methanosarcina barkeri 3 and includes:
- a CDS encoding DUF86 domain-containing protein, coding for MNEKTEFRDYLSDIIDAIEKIEYFTRDISFEEFIEDDMRVFAVVRALEIIGEAAKNVSPNIKTNYPSVPWKEMARTRDKLIHSYFGVDLNVVWRTVSSNLPPLKDQISEILKDLESSIS
- a CDS encoding nucleotidyltransferase family protein, which gives rise to MAEDSSIASSRDAVRFRAILRHHLPEISRKYKVSYLGIFGSYIRGEQKPESDLDILVEFDEAPGFFEYIQLEDYLSEILGVKVDLVMKSALKSAIGKHILEEVVAV